ACCTTTTACTTTTGGACACTCAAGTTTCTGCAGAAAGGACCAAATGAgatcagagacaaacaaatctTTAACGTTGTTGTCTAAAGTAAAACAGTTACTTATTTCAATAACATCTGGAGAACAGCATCTGTAATTTGATTAAAGGGAACTAtctaaaataacacttttttcatgaacaaatacCTGATGATGGATTTCTTTTTACTCGATACACTGCAAGTAACAATCTTTCAAGAGTACATAGCTGATTCACTGGCTGGAAGTCATTGTTATGGATTCAATACTTCTTACTTATTGATTTTCCACACATAGATAGGATATcacataaacaataaaagattATGGTTAGTGTTCAAACCCACTATTTTCTCTTTGACGTCGTCTGCCACAGTAACAGGCTGGAGACCAGTCTTGGCAGAAGGCTTGCCAGGTTTCTTGTTGTTCTCCTGTTCGTAGTCAAACTCATCGTCACTACTGAAgtccctctctttccttttgcCGCTGgctctcttctttttcatccCACCATTCCCTGAGACATCTGTCACCTTCTTACGTGGCATTTTTCAATCAGAGGCTGTTTTTGTGGCAAAGAGGCAGTGATCAGTTTATGTAGGGTGTAACAATCAGGAATTAACAACTAGAACTGTAATTGAATTCAAACAATGAAAACGTCACCATCTAGTTAGCAACCGAGCCTCAGTGAAGAAAATACAAGAACAGACAGCATaaggaaaacacaaaggaaGAATAGTTTAAGTAGGACTTCTTCATTTATGTTTGGAGGACAGCACAGAGAAGCTGACAAAGAAACTCAATGACAAAAATAACCTGTTACAAATATGAAGATgctaaagccctcagaggataaatgtgttttgtgaatttgggctatacaaataaaatttgatttgatgcttTATTAAAATACGTAACATTAAACAACACTTCTGCTCTCAGTTTAATGAACCTTACAGACTTGACTTCCAGCTACATCCCTGTATGTGTCTCTGAATGTGATCATGTTCAAAGAATCCAGTTTAGTCATTTAAACCGGATCAATCACATCTATTCTGTAACCTCAATTCTAAATGTGGCCATTTATTCCAAACTACAGTTACTTTCCTCGCCGTCAGCCGGTGAGTAAGCCGGTGCAAACTAGCATCACAAAgctgaaactaaataaaacacgAAGCTACCGGCGTGCGTCCAGCAGCCAGCTAGCTTCATTAGGCTAAGCAGCTAACTGCCGTTCTTTGTTCACATAATGCTTGTGTGGCAAGCTAGCTGACATGCTAACGCACAACAAAGTTCTATAGTCAGCCGCTACACAGACAGGCTACACACAGTTGGTGTGTTACACAAAGTGTTCCGTGTATTTGCTCCTGCAAGAAGTTTAAAGTGTAGGGTACATCTGGCTAAGCGTTAGCTGATTGATAGCACTCATTAAGCTAACGTTACCTCGCCACTggaagctaacagcagctcgaAATAAAGACACGGGCAGCACCGTTACATAAACGATGCTACCGCACCAACTTTCTGTACTTGACTGGATGCCTTTTAAGCTGATCGTACGTACAGCTCCTGTGATTTCGAAAAGACGTTATCTGTCATTTGATAAAGgtaagaagaaataaatgtacCGGTGATTTCCTGATTCAGCAGCTCTTTGCCCGTCTCCGGTTTGATTGATTTGAACAAAAGAAGCTGCAGTCTGCTTTCACACCACGTGGTTTGCATTAAGTATTCATACAGGAAACCAAGCACTCATATATAACTGGGCGTATACTCTCTGCTAGAAGGCTATGACGCAAAACAAGGGAGCTACTAAAATGTCGTCTAAAACAGCTGGATTCTAGGACTGTGAACCAAACTTCAACTGAGCTGACACTGACACATAGTCAGTGCACTGTGTGCACACTTATGTTGGCACAGAATCAAAGTTCCTAAGAGTAATTAAAAACACTggcataaaacataaaactacataaacaatataaaacaagaGGTCAGGATGGTGGGTCATCAAGTAATTCAATTGTGTGTGGCAAAAGACCTTGTTAAAATGTGGAGTGAAATGGAGTAAAAGATAGGATATAATatattgtgaatattatatcctatcttttactccactacatttatctgactgcTTTATTTACTGGTTACTTTTCAGTTTaccttaaaaaaagaatatgataCTTAATATACTGTTTAAGAGTGAACCAAAGATCCTAATCATTTgatcaaaaaacacaagcagtcagaTGTCACCGTGTTGTGatttctgctcttcttctctctccatctgtacacatccatgtcccattaatgcatgttactaacttagcTTCTTCCCCAGAATTGTTGTGCTTTCTCTCCTTGCAGGTTCTGTACTACTGAAAGTGGATTTTTTTCCAGTCTTGCTTCATGTAGGACTACAGCTACGTGTATTTGACGTATAATAACgtgccaaacattttcaataagTGAaactattctctctctctcaccaatCCAATGAAATCTACATATTCTTCTGTGCACTATTTCCCCAGTGCAGTCATTCACAGAATGGTGAACCCCTCCTcatctttacttcacagccTTTCTGGATGTTCTTTTTATACCCTTATCATGTTACTAACCTATTAGCAGTCAACTTCATTCATTGTGAGATGTTCcaccagctgttttcttttagcatttcactAGGAATGTCTTTCAggagagactgtctgaaaatgtgctCTGCTATGTCACCTaacctgattttaaaaagtgactACAGCATCAAGTCACATGTCAAGCATGTTGGGATCAGTGAGATAGTCTTAACTGAGTCAATGTATAAATAGTTACGGTGCTCAGAGGATTAGTGAACAAGTCACACACTCTCATCTGGACAAACACGAGCaactcactacacacacatgcacacagacaaacacacacgcacagttaAAATTCCTTTTGAAGCTTTCACCAGATTATATTCTTcttgaaaaaacagaaaacaagaaatatgaTGATTGTagatgttgtggagaaattgctgaagtcaaaggtcaatggtgaggtcaggagggaagaaagtgttcaggagcctctgatgtcttatgctgtaatgtttattgacgcttggccaaggaggattagagacactctcaaagttcatcagaagtgcctgagtcagtctcacattctgcccaactcatcctggtggatagactttaaaccccaagataacaccacaaatactatacacccagaattagtcaaagagaatgtttttacccatggaggtgttattgtcagcatattctaatctggagacactgttgtctgtttacacagattggaacgtcagtgtcaagctatctattatgactatgaaggcagcaataggtctcttcgaccctggccaccacagtgttgagatagactggtacctactgttctcaaccaaagccaaacaactaatactgctgaggactttaaggcccacacgtgacctgtgtaacctaaggatagaaaattccataacagtagACAATGTAAGTGTTGTTAAATACAACACTGAACTACATGTATTGCACTGACTGCTTACACCACAATGTTGGATTGATGGGTGGTGTATTTCAATTGAGGCTCTCTCTGTTCCTTGGTGGCAGGTTTGTTTTGTACCAGAGCAAGCATAAAATTAGCTAATTTGATCAAATCACAAGTTTAATGTGATAAAGGTCACTTATGGTGACaaacagagaattatcactcTTTCTTTTATCCTCTTTCAACTTGAATTTGGCTTTTAGGACGCAAACTTTACAGGTATCCGCTTGCAACAGGCGGCTGTTTGCAGTTATTTAGTGTTGTTTTGACACAGAAGCTTACTGGTGGAGCATTTGTCGCGGAAATCCGATAAAGAttgagaacacgatcagtattaaatgagaactttattcttggccaaggagaggcaacagtacgagtacaagagtcgcaaagttctctctgctgctaatacattcaactgctccttttgtagacatttctcctcctccctctcctctgaggtcatCAAAGGAGAGACCCTAAGTGCATCAgggggttaccctcgtaaatatcgGCTTTACTCCCCCTTCTACACCATGTCAGAAATGtcagaacacaaacatatatcaaaccatcaggaggcagtctcctaaataggacaaagttcatacaaagttaaacacaaaaatataattgtaaaataaaggttacaaagaatttttccactacacaTTTAACAGCCAAATAGCCAGGAATTTCCCTCAGAAGTTGGTGAAGACCAAACACAGAGTACAGGCAGGCACCCTGGTATAGTTCTCCATAGTGAACTTTACTATATAACATTATTGTGTGGGTGACAGTGTGGGTGGCAGGTTTAAGAGTCAGTGTTATTGGGGGTCCTCTGCCTTATTGATGAGGCTACAGATAGAAAGAATCTGTTCTTGAGCAGTGATGGTCTGGCATAAAATGATGGTTTTGAAAGCAGAGATGATCTTCACAAACCAAGATCCAGGCATACATTCCTGCGGAGTTAAGGTGTTGGAGGATGAAGGTCCAACTGCATCAGAAGATGCAGAAGATAAGAAAGTTTAGCAaacaattgatttgattgatgtaGATTTATGGTGTCAGATGTAAGTAACTATGTGAATTTATGGTGTGAGATGTAAATAAGTAATGCAAATAACAGTGTAAATTgatgggatgaaaaaaaaaaggtaatatgTGAATTGTGTATATTGTGAATACGTTTTACAAATCGTAGTGTAGACTGATGGTGAAATGTAGGCTAAATAAGTTGCCAATATGTGAATTGGtgtgagatataaataagtaggttatgaattgataaaatatgtattaaacctATGGTGTGACGTTGTTTTGAGAGATATTGACCACTGTGAGTGAAGAACGGCTCCCCCTCCTTacaaaagccaatttaaccacTGCATATAACACTTTAGGTGGCTGTGAGCGCAGGATGTCTCTGCCACTGGCGATACTCCTGCCAGTCATGGCTGTCCCACCGTTGACCAGAAGAGCACTGAGACAATGACATCTGTTGCTCTGCTCCTTTCCGATGCTAATATGATGGAATCAAATGACCCCAAGATTGTGTGGAAATGCTGCCAAATGGGGGCCTCGATGATATCCCTCTGCATTACTTTGtggtatattattatatacatttccattattattattcattattatataGATATTCATTGTAAAAGTGCAACAAGACCGGTTACAGTAAGTggtgtagtggaaaaattctttgTAACCTTTAgtctacatttatatttctgtgtttagcTTTGTATGTACTTTGTCCTActtaggagactgcctcctgatggtttgatatatgtttgtgtcctggcatttctctctgtccctgagATGTTGGTACTAGCCACAGTGTGGAagggggagtaaagcagatatttacaaGGGTAACCCCCGATGCACTTAGGGTCTCTCCTTTGatgacctcagaggagagggagggggagaaatgtctacaaaaggagcagttagtattagcagcagagagaactttgcgactcttgtactcgtactgttttctctccttggccaagaataaagttctcattaATACTGATCGTggtctcagtctttatcgaatttccacGACAAACTTGTGTCAAAACTTGAATCAACAGGGTCCCCGACCGGTCGTCCGGACAGTGACCAGTGGAGTGGCTTCCCCGGATTGGAAAAGAAATCCGGCCTCCAACCTCGATCAACAATTAAGAGACGGGAGGACTGATCATTTTGTCCATGATCGCCACCACTGGGATTCAACgaactcaaaagaaaaagagatttgATGAGACACTTATAGTTTCttgagaacaaaaaacaaaacaaaaaatagaaaaaaagaggcaTAGTGTGGTGAAGGGGTAAAACCTGACGAGTGGTGACCAGACTGACTAGGTTGGTATAAAGTCCAACCTTAGATCGAGATTGGTTAAAATCCAATCTGGGATTGGTTAGGGTCCAAGTCTTTTTGGAGTGATTGTGACTAAAGACGAATCACCCTTCTCCGGGGACGCctgtgagaataaaagagagctCTCACACATTACTGGAAAATGGTGATAGGGAAGTCTAAGTCGCTGTCTCCTCCAGGAGGCCGCATCGTCACCACCAAAATATGGTTCTGAATGTATTGATTGTCTTAATGTATGGACAAATGAATTTGGGTTCCCTAAAGGGGGATCCCTGAGCATGAAAGAGATAAGACAGTAAATGAAAAGGGAAAGAACATAAAGGTGAAGGATTtggaagaaatagaaaaacataggAAGTGTTTGAGTAACTGGAAAGCAGAAGCTGACAGACGAGAGAGATTGCAGTGTCAGAAGGAATtaccagagagaaagaatagtgaaaaacagaaaatgaagaaaacgtAAGGTCCACCACCATATGTTCTTTCACCTCTTACTGCACCCACTTCTGTGTATCCTGTTACAGAACTGCAGGCCCTGAAGGTGAACCCTGACCTAGACTCCTGTCCCTTTCAACGAAAACCTGCCGTGTCCGGAGCAATGGGAGGATACGACGAGCCAGATCAacatgtgaaagaagaagagaaggaagaataTGGAGATGTCGTGCTGCCTGCATCACCGCCACCTTCCGCACCACCAGTATTCAAGTCAtcaacacacaccatgcagaccAGACAACAAGCCTCTAAGACTGACATCTTTAATGAACATAGTGGGCTGGAGCAGCCAGGGCAAATCGGTGTGCAGCCTGATGCATGGGAGAGCCACCTCTGCAATTCCATCCTCGCAGGCATGCTCCCTGAGTTACATGATATTGTTATCCGCACATATGTGGGGCGCAAAGAAGAATGTCGACTGAATGATCTTAAGCAACATGCACGCCATGCACAACTGACtcagcaacagaagaagaaagccaAGGAGGAAAAGACTGAGAAGGAACTGCACATGGCAGCCCTCACTATGTATTCTACATTGGCAACCATACAGGGGCACGGACATGGGGGAAGAGGAGGCGGTAGAGGAGGTGGACGAGGAGGTCAGCACGGACAAGGCTCTCAAGATCCCAATGCCTGTTATCAGTGTGGCAAAATTGGACACTCGGTTAGAGAATGTCCCATGAATGCTCTGGATGAACAGGCACAAGCATACGGCACAGGGGAAGGGCGAGGGACATCACTCGAAGGCTCTGCAGAACagggaagtgaaacacacacacagccacatgcaCGTTTACATAATGATGACAGccaggagcacacacaccagcatatTTGTGCTCATGTACATAATGCTATAAGATATCTCgaacagaaaaacaccacaGGTTGAAACTTGTGTACAATATGCAGGTGAttctaaaactgtttttcctttatatGTGTTGACAATAGAAGGGATTGAAGTGATGTTTTTGGTAGATTCAGGAGCTACAAATTCTGTGATTATGGcttccacattttcacacacaccaaaaatgaCTGGTAACCATGTGTATTCTGTTGGAGCATCTGGCCAATCGATTAAAGAAAGAGTGACCACTCATCTGCGTTATATTACACCAGAGGGGgagaaaataaagcatgcattcTTATTCTCACATCTCTACCCTGTTAATCTGCTCGGCAGAGATCTCATGTGTAAATTGGGGATATGTTTGATATCGACTCCGGACGGGTTAAAGGTGAGTTCTCTCACCTCCCTGACAGGACCCGATGAATCATTGATAGCTGTTATGCATGATCCCCGACAATTGTTGTATGCATATCAGTGGAAGTTAGAGACTTCTgcatccactgatcagctgatacaaaaaataagaacGCTTGTGTCTCctacagatacagattttctAACAGTCAATGAGTTACATTGTACATCCCATGTGAATCTTGGCCTGGACTCTGACTATGAACACACATGGCTCCAAGTGACACAAGAACGACTGACCACAGTCTCCCTTCTCTGGGATGACCACCGCGCAgcgctttctgtttgtttgactgagaaTCAGAAAAGACTTTTTGATGCAAACAATTCTTTTCCTCACGTGTCTTTTTCCAAACACGTGAAGGATAGGTGGGAAGATTTGGGGTTGTTTGTAGAAAGATGTGTACATATTCAAGATCACTTACTCTCCCCAGCTGCAGGTATATAAACAGTTATTACAGTCTTCTTTCCACGGCACACGCACTGTGCAGTTGCTGCCGCTGAATGACTCACTCTCACACAAGAAATATGTCTTACTATCAGCAGAGAATGTTAAGCATGTACCTGCTCTGAAGGAAGTGCCTGATATTCTGTGGGCAAAGCATAAATATGATGTAGGACTTATTCGGGGTTGTGAGCCACTAATGATAACTGCAAAGTCTGACTTTCGCCCATGCAAACAACAATATCCTTTAAAACAAGAGGCTATTGATGGCATTACTCCAGTGTTCAATCACCTTTTGCAAGCAGACGTAATTGTTCCATGTCCTGATTCTCCGGTTCGCACACATTTATTCCCTGTCAAAAAGATTAGGGATGAAGGCCAACCAGTTGAATGGCGATTTGTACAAGATCTACAAGCTGTGAATGCTGCAGTACAGCCACGTGCTCCTAATGTTCCAAATCCCTACACTATTTTATCACAAGTGCCTGCAGATGCTAAGTTTTTCTCAGTGGTTGATCTCTCAAATGcctcttttttctattttgttttctgttgatgaGGATACAATGTTATGCAGAGGtgtactttttaattttatagacaaattatattatttatagacgCGGCGGAGAGTGGGGGGGCACgaattgttttcttcttgctAGGGGGGGCgtaacagaaaataattgaGAAGCACtggtctaaataaacatgttaaaaatgactatttgaggtgtgcttttttaatgacctgacctgcagctcaccctagttgcttggcaacctcaagcatgcctttgactaacttttttgaagtctctgtatgatatcagactatcgacactacatttttaatgtcggccattttatccttctctctcgcagacacaaacacagacacagagagacagacagacacaccacacagacagacagacagacagacagggcagacacacaagcacacacacacagacagacaagacaaacacacatgcgcacacacacacacacacacacacacacacacacacacacacaaacacgacaaatgtctttcaaaataagagtcccttcaaaataaaatactttgtaaaactctcattAACAGGCACAAAACCACACAAGtatgcacagacacatacacacacattcacacacagacaagacaaaagtctttcaaaataaggttcccttcaaaataaaagacattgtaaaactctctcattaacagacacaagaccacacaagcacacacacacacacatgcacacacacacacacagacaagacagaagtctttcaaaataaaagtcccttcaaaataagagcccattaaaaaggcaatgatgacagagcttgttgtattaatactgaatttgctgagcagtgtcagtaataatgtatgggggcgacggggccagacgcaggcacactcaaaatttcttttgaaattttctAGTTCCCCATGCAGTCTCTATGATCCTGTTGGAACAGAAAACCTCACATCTTTCAACAGCACGTTGGTTAAGatacaacactgttttgttggaTATGCCtaacattactgtgaaaagatGCACTGTTCTTACCCCTGCCACTCTTTTACTTTCTCCAGATGATGGTGAAGCTTATGATTGTGTTGCTATTCTTCAACAGGTTTGCACACCCAGACCCGATCTGCAAGAGACTCCTCTTACTAACCCTGATCTTGTCTTTTATGTTGATGGTTCTACCTTTTGAGATACTCAGTGTGGGTTACACAAAGTGGGCTTTGCTGTATGTGCTGATCACTCCATAGTGCAATCAGGCTTTTTGCCCTCTAACTATTGCTGAATTGATAGCCCTCACTGCGGCTTGCACACTAGCAAAAGGTCGCTCCGTGACTATCTATACAGATTCTCGCTACGCCTTTGGTGTGGTGCATGATTTTGGCGCACTatggaaacacagaaatttTCTTAAATCTGATGGAAAGCCTACCTTACATCATGACAAAGTCTTAGCTTTATTGGATGCTATTCTTTTGCCAAAACAGATTGCAGTTTGCAAGTGTCAAgcccacacaggtgacacagactcTGTATCTAAAGGCAATGCGCAAGCGGATGCTGCAGCCAAGCATGCTGCTGATTTatcactccctcctcccccagctgaggcattctgttttctctctcacacactccctGACTCCCTCTCTGCACTTCAGTCAtttgcctctcctcctgaagtaacCCAGTGGGaagcagtggagagagagaatggtacGCTCAAAGCAAAACTTGCTAAATGTTGTGAAGAAACAGGTTTGTCCTGGACGGATGCACTccccattgttttgtcttacatGCGAATGAGAAAGAGAAGTCAGGTGAAACTCAGTCTATTTGAGATCCTATTTGGACTTCCTCCTA
This sequence is a window from Larimichthys crocea isolate SSNF unplaced genomic scaffold, L_crocea_2.0 scaffold630, whole genome shotgun sequence. Protein-coding genes within it:
- the LOC109139013 gene encoding uncharacterized protein LOC109139013 isoform X1, whose protein sequence is MNLTDLTSSYIPVCVSECDHVQRIQFSHLNRINHIYSVTSILNVAIYSKLQLLSSPSAELQALKVNPDLDSCPFQRKPAVSGAMGGYDEPDQHVKEEEKEEYGDVVLPASPPPSAPPVFKSSTHTMQTRQQASKTDIFNEHSGLEQPGQIGVQPDAWESHLCNSILAGMLPELHDIVIRTYVGRKEECRLNDLKQHARHAQLTQQQKKKAKEEKTEKELHMAALTMYSTLATIQGHGHGGRGGGRGGGRGGQHGQGSQDPNACYQCGKIGHSVRECPMNALDEQAQAYGTGEGRGTSLEGSAEQGSETHTQPHARLHNDDSQEHTHQHICAHVHNAIRYLEQKNTTG
- the LOC109139013 gene encoding uncharacterized protein LOC109139013 isoform X2, with amino-acid sequence MLPHQLSVLDWMPFKLIVRTAPVISKRRYLSFDKELQALKVNPDLDSCPFQRKPAVSGAMGGYDEPDQHVKEEEKEEYGDVVLPASPPPSAPPVFKSSTHTMQTRQQASKTDIFNEHSGLEQPGQIGVQPDAWESHLCNSILAGMLPELHDIVIRTYVGRKEECRLNDLKQHARHAQLTQQQKKKAKEEKTEKELHMAALTMYSTLATIQGHGHGGRGGGRGGGRGGQHGQGSQDPNACYQCGKIGHSVRECPMNALDEQAQAYGTGEGRGTSLEGSAEQGSETHTQPHARLHNDDSQEHTHQHICAHVHNAIRYLEQKNTTG